The following coding sequences are from one Campylobacter sp. RM16187 window:
- the selB gene encoding selenocysteine-specific translation elongation factor, with protein MNSLIIGTAGHIDHGKTALIKELNGFEGDGLEEEKKRGITIDLSFSNLSRGDSNIAFIDVPGHESLVKTMISGAYGFDACLFVVAADDGLMPQSLEHLQILNLLSVKSLIVAITKSDLVSKELLDQRENEIREAIKSYQNLEILEIFRVSIKDKSSIDELRNYLFTLQAKKLSEDGVFRYYIDRVFSVKGIGNVVTGTVIEGSVRKNEKLFNYGANKEVQVRSVQIHDRFVDMAHQSNRVALNLTGIELSELKKGQLLSKKGFFRGFKETDCIVIAKNLIHNESVTFCVGARSISAKVLILTQKNDSYFVTFKFDKDMFLKFDEPFVLIANSRVIGGGRVLNPINEPLKKQLKIEFLNFLLKKDFVNAFNILKNSHKNGFGIISSYQRFGLNHEEALKVARQIPNSYVDENALNIYDLSAIDRVKAVIKFMIEKNQYAIFSATSVALKLNWASEELCQRAIDELKSANLIAQNDGVYTKIGIDITELKVKIEERIYKILESANLAPDAPYNIYDELEIDRITGDNALKKLTGISRVVRLAHNLFVTTKALNEACKRLREIIKKEGFVNVTNAKEHLNLSRKYVIAYLEYLDTMPDIIKKGNDRVIKK; from the coding sequence ATGAATAGCTTGATAATAGGAACAGCCGGACATATAGATCATGGTAAGACAGCTCTTATAAAGGAGCTAAACGGCTTTGAAGGAGATGGACTTGAAGAGGAGAAGAAGCGTGGCATCACGATAGATCTTAGCTTCTCAAATTTAAGCAGAGGCGATTCTAATATCGCTTTTATCGATGTGCCTGGCCATGAAAGCCTGGTTAAAACCATGATAAGTGGCGCATATGGATTTGATGCATGCTTATTTGTTGTAGCGGCGGATGACGGGCTTATGCCTCAAAGTTTAGAACATTTACAAATTTTAAATTTACTTAGCGTAAAGTCTTTGATAGTTGCGATAACAAAGAGTGATTTGGTTTCTAAAGAGCTTTTAGACCAAAGAGAGAATGAGATAAGAGAGGCTATAAAAAGCTATCAAAATCTTGAAATTTTAGAAATTTTTAGAGTCAGTATAAAAGACAAATCCAGTATTGACGAGCTTAGAAACTATCTTTTTACTTTACAAGCTAAAAAACTTAGCGAAGACGGTGTTTTTCGCTACTACATAGATAGGGTCTTTAGTGTAAAGGGTATCGGAAATGTCGTAACCGGAACCGTGATAGAAGGAAGCGTTAGAAAAAATGAGAAGCTATTTAACTACGGTGCAAACAAAGAGGTGCAGGTAAGAAGCGTTCAGATCCACGATCGTTTCGTAGATATGGCTCATCAAAGCAACCGTGTGGCATTAAATTTAACCGGAATTGAACTAAGCGAGCTTAAAAAGGGTCAGTTGCTAAGTAAAAAGGGATTTTTTAGAGGCTTTAAAGAGACTGATTGTATAGTAATTGCAAAAAATTTAATACATAATGAAAGCGTTACTTTTTGCGTGGGAGCTAGATCAATTAGCGCTAAAGTGCTGATTTTAACTCAGAAAAACGATAGCTATTTCGTGACATTTAAATTTGATAAGGATATGTTTTTAAAATTTGATGAACCTTTTGTTTTGATAGCCAATTCTCGTGTGATAGGCGGCGGAAGGGTCTTAAATCCGATAAACGAACCGCTTAAAAAACAATTGAAAATCGAGTTTTTAAATTTCTTGCTCAAAAAGGACTTTGTAAACGCATTTAATATACTTAAAAATTCGCATAAAAATGGCTTTGGTATCATATCTTCGTATCAAAGATTCGGTCTTAATCATGAAGAGGCTTTAAAAGTAGCAAGGCAAATTCCAAATTCATACGTAGATGAAAACGCTCTAAACATCTATGATTTAAGTGCCATAGATAGGGTAAAAGCAGTAATAAAATTTATGATAGAAAAAAATCAATATGCGATATTTTCAGCTACATCAGTGGCTTTAAAGCTAAATTGGGCAAGCGAGGAGCTGTGCCAAAGGGCTATAGATGAGCTAAAAAGTGCGAATCTGATAGCTCAAAATGATGGCGTATATACAAAGATAGGCATTGATATAACGGAACTAAAGGTAAAGATAGAGGAGAGAATTTATAAAATTTTAGAGAGTGCAAATTTGGCTCCAGATGCACCTTATAATATCTATGATGAGCTTGAGATAGATAGGATCACAGGAGATAATGCGCTTAAAAAACTAACCGGAATAAGCCGAGTGGTAAGGCTGGCGCACAATCTTTTTGTAACTACAAAAGCTTTAAACGAGGCTTGCAAAAGACTAAGAGAGATTATCAAAAAAGAGGGTTTTGTAAATGTGACAAATGCAAAAGAGCATCTAAATTTGAGCAGAAAATATGTAATAGCCTATCTTGAATATTTAGATACTATGCCGGATATTATTAAAAAGGGCAACGATAGAGTTATCAAAAAGTGA